The Cannabis sativa cultivar Pink pepper isolate KNU-18-1 chromosome 8, ASM2916894v1, whole genome shotgun sequence genomic interval GATTAatgatgttgttgttgttgttgtatgCAGGGGACGGTGTTCAGTCCGGTGGTGTTTCAGTTGGACCAGCCGGTACGACCGCCGAGTCCGGAGCTTGATGCAGAGCCACTTGGCACAGTGGAAAGAAAGGGTATTGTAGCAACATTGCAGGAGATAGTGAATGACTCCCTCAAACGCCTTTTTCATCCTAATGACGTCAGCTCACTTCTCTCTTGTGTTTTATTCATTTGTTTTATAGTTTTGATTGAAGATGTTTGAGAACTTATTAGTGGGTCTAGGCTTACCTTTGTTTCTTATAATGACAGTGTTAAAAACATTGAGATAGTCAAGAAAATCAAGAATCAAGAAAATCAAGAATCACCAAGCCTTGCCAATAAAAAGTAGTTGAAGGTTCACTAATTTTGTGTTTTCATCTCATATGACAAATTTCACAGGTGAGCTTATTACCAAAAGTTGATCTTCAGGGAGTAAGTTGGCACCAACATAAGCATATTATTGCCTTTATATCTGGGTCAAATCAAGTTATAGTTCGTGATTATGAAGATTCAGGTAAGTTTTTAAACCAGAAAATGGCTTTTCCATTATTTTGTTGGCACATTTATGTTTTCTTCTATGTTGAGTTTTCATTTGTAATTAGACCTTTAATTTAAAAGCTATATATTGAATTTATTTGTATGCTGTTTTTCATTTGTATTGTTACAGAAGGGAAGGAACCATGCATTTTGAGCAATGATTCTCAACGGGATGTTAAATTACTTGAGTGGAGGCCTAACGGCGGGAGAGCACTAGCTGTAGCTTGCAAGCAAGTATCATACATTTTATTTTTGCCATTCGTCTCTTAAATTTATTTGTTCATGTTGAAGGGTACTTTCTAATGTAAAACACTGCGGAcaactgattttttttatttattttttccatccAATTAAACTGTATTTCAGGGGTGGGATTTGTATATGGGTTGCCTCTTATCCTGGAAATGCAGCATCTGTAAGGTCTGGCGCTGCTTCATTCTTGGGAACCTTATCCAGAGGTTCTGGAATAAGATATATACTGGCAGATTTTCTTAAAAGTCAGAATGATGAGCAAATAAGTGCGCTGTCATGGAGTCCAGATGGAAGATATCCAGACCAACTTTATAAGGCTTCatgttttttaatattatacatGATACAATTAAAGCTTAGTAGCGATTGATCTTCTCTTCGTTAATCTTTTTCGGCAAAGTTCATCTTTTATTACAGTGAAGCTAACCCTTCCTTAAGGAACTTAACATGCAAAGAGAAACAATCCCATTTTTTCTCgtttgttttctttcttttgagacAATTGATTACTCatcatatatatgtaaatagttTTTCAAGGATTAGCTCTTCAATGGGTATAGTATTGCATTATCTCTAATTTTTCCTTAATTTATAGCAACATATCTCGCATCTGGGTCATTTGAGAGCTCATCATTTACCATATGGGATGTTGCTCAAGGTATTACAactgaactctctctctctctctctctctctctctctctctctctcgaaaagCTTTCTTTTACCAACCCTTTTCTggcttatatatgtatatatatgtatagatatatgtatgtgtttgtttatttaaataaggtgGTTCAGCCAAATTCTCTATGGTTTAATTTTTGAAAGTCATTTGGATTCTCTCCCACCCcacctctttttatatataaagtttGGTATCTTATCCACATTAtactatttatattttgttcATAGTacttatatatcattaactatcTGGACTCTTATGGTGTGTGTGTGTTTGCCTTAGTGCAAATCTATTATTTTCTTTACTAATGGGTGAAATGATTATTTCCTCAAGTTCATATGGTGACTTGTTTGTTTTATTGCATCATTTAGGTGCAGGGACTCCCATTCGACGAGGATTAGGTGGTATATCTATGCTTAAGTGGTCACCAACTggagattattttttttctgctaAATTGTATGTTACTCGAAGTTAACTGCATTCTCCACCTGTATTACTCTTAGTTAACTGCTAATCAgggtttttttcttcttctttgttgttgttgttgctaatcAGTATGGTTCTAATCAGTTTGTTAGCTCATTATAATCTTGATTTTTTTTGCAGTGATGGTACATTTTATCTTTGGGAGACAAACACATGGACATCTGAGTCATGGTCTTCAACTAGCGGTTTTGTCATGGTAAAGGAAGCTGATTTTAAAATTGTGGCTGAaagattttaattttaaagtctttgttttTCAACTCACATGcaattagcttttttttttttgccctcCTCCCTAAGAGAGTTTCTTAATATAGCATAATTTTCTTTCCATTTTGGTTTATTATTGTGTTTCTGATAAGATTGATAAGCCCTCCAATAAGGCTGACTAAGGAGGAAGTTGACAAATCAACAAGTTAGTTAGGTGTCACCGTGTCAGTGATTAGTTAGTTACGACTCTGTTGAGATGGTTTGGGGATTGTATATAGAGAAATGAGAATCCGTGGAAGAGTAGAGAAGAATTTGGTTGTTCTTTGTAGAGGAGAGCCTCTTGAATTAACTCAGCCTTGTATACTT includes:
- the LOC133030123 gene encoding aladin-like, which gives rise to MPSFPNPGSLTICEINRDLITAENLSDDRAKETYGKLLGTVFSPVVFQLDQPVRPPSPELDAEPLGTVERKGIVATLQEIVNDSLKRLFHPNDVSLLPKVDLQGVSWHQHKHIIAFISGSNQVIVRDYEDSEGKEPCILSNDSQRDVKLLEWRPNGGRALAVACKGGICIWVASYPGNAASVRSGAASFLGTLSRGSGIRYILADFLKSQNDEQISALSWSPDGRYLASGSFESSSFTIWDVAQGAGTPIRRGLGGISMLKWSPTGDYFFSAKFDGTFYLWETNTWTSESWSSTSGFVMVKEADFKIVAERF